Below is a genomic region from Raphanus sativus cultivar WK10039 chromosome 4, ASM80110v3, whole genome shotgun sequence.
TGACGGTACATCTTCTTCTAGCCGTCTGTCATCTTCCGAGGCTTTCCTGACTCTCAAACATCTCAGAGAGTTTCTTGGAGTCCTCCTTTTCCTTCACCTTAGATACCCTCTCAGATGCCTCCAGCGCCTCCCCAAGCAGCTCCACCTTCTGCCCTGGATCAGCCTCCCCCAGCGGCCGTAGTTCATCCAGATTTGCGGGTGCCTCCCTTTGCACCATACGCGAGGTATACATTGGAGGATTTGCTTGCCCAGCTGGACGAGAGGGTTTAGACATTCTGGACCCCGATAAACCGACGGGTACTTATTGGTAAgaacattaaattatttaatttaaaaattaaaatcttttatttttttttaacaaattggTTCTATTTCCAGGTTTGGGGCCAACAACCGTGTTGGCCGGAGCGTTTCGGAGACGATGAAGTGATATTACGACGGGGCCTATCCGAACTGGAGCATGACTCCAAATCACGTTAAGACGGCGTAGTTTAAATGTTTTGCAGTAAttctttaatatttataaatatttatttttaataattaattatttattttaatcttttcaaaattttgtttgtttcagcaaATGTGGCACTGGTCCTTAGAAATCACCTAGAGGGTGAAGATGGAATTCGTTGCAAAGGCGAATAATCGTCTTTGCAGCACCGTCTTGGATTGGAAGGACAAGTGGGAGATCTACGGTTATGAGGGGAAGCCGAACGAGATCACGAAGGATGCATAGGATGACCTCATCGCCTATTGGAAGCTACCCAGCTCGATCCGTAAGCCTAACTCGTTCTCCGCTTCCCGATAACAAAGGATAAAGATGGTCATTTTCCCATGGTTCATAGAACCGGGAAAAAACCCCACGCCGGGGTTCGTCTAGAAGCTGTAAGTTTTagactaaatttttattttcattcatttaaacttatatttattaactaaattatattttaattttatttattatttctgtTTATTAGTTTGAGAGGACGGTAGTCTTGCCATCTCTGTCGGATCTATTCAAGATGACTCACGCCACACCATACGGGATTTTTGTTGATCCTGCATCCGAGAAACTCTTCAAGACTGTGGCTGCTCGGGTTGAAGAGCTAGAGACGCAACTAACCCAGCAGTCTCCGGACGGATTCCCCGTCAAATTGACAACAGAAGAGGTCGACCGGATTTTTGAGgaggtaaaattttaaaattttaaaaaatttaatttgactattttagtataattaactctataattatttttataggtGGCTCCTAGAAAGAAGGGACGGACGGTAGGAATAGGTTCTGTTAACGAAGTTGCAAGAGCGACTTCATCATACTCTTCGAGACGGGACCAGGACAACTCTCGGATGCAGGCTCGGATGGATACCCCCCAGCAGGAGCGTTTGGACTCTCTTGAGGATCTGCTGGATGTGATGGCGGTGGGAAATCCGAATATGCAGAGAGTGTTGGCGGCCAGATGAGCAGCTCTCAGGATGGAACATCTGGATCCCGAATCGACCGAGCCAGCAGGAGGTTCCACAGACCCGAACGCCGCAGCCAACTACTTCGATGATGACGTTGGCCTCCAGtaggtttttaaaaaaattgttttgttttgtattataaatttaaatattattttatgacatttatatagtttttaaaaaattgtttcattatcatatttagtttttatatttcaaatattattaagttttcatattttataaaattaatataataataatattatttatattatttatattattaataataatgtaaattcgttgtaaacaTTGCATGTACATTAATCGTAAAATCATCGTAACATTTACGTGAAATTTACATTGCAGTACTTGTAAAATCCTCGTAATATTTACATGGAGTTTATATCGAAATGTTACATGTATTTATAACGAAATATAACAAGGGGTTTACAACGAAATTTAATGTGGGTTAACGAGGGTACTACGATGAAAGCTTTCCTTTCGTTTTACGACGAAACCCTTTCTGCGTAAATATTAAGtggattttacgacgaaatatctGCTACGACGGGAGTTTAACAGCAAAACGCGTTTCCACGTTAGTTCTTCTTAAAGCCCATATTACGATGAATTAACATGGAATACCGCCTtcgtaatgtttttttttgttgtgccATGTAATTAATTTGGAATGACcgaaatgcaaataagaaatatgaaacttcaaatttaaaattttgtttgttaaacTTCATCGtaattttgaagttttattttgatagaaaaaactatacatttaaaattataagatttcttttggagatgttcttaaatgcttcctatttttttttagcAGGACGGAAcaagaaaaccgaaaacgaTATGAATTTCATAAagcttattattattaatcaaacaTTTAGTTTGTAGTATAAAATACTTTCACCATGAAATATCATTTTACACCgcttatttaagaaaaaatgtatTTGTCTCAAGTGGCGTATATATGTACCCTTGTTGGAGTATAccatatttttgtttcatttttttttcattaaatcaaATCGGACGATCTATGCTTAAAGCTTGACTGGTTTAAATGCAGCGGTTGCATTACGGTTGCGGAGGTTGCGATTTTTAGCGGTTTtaagagatttgtacgactggtactaTGGTTAGAAATTGATGCCTTTGCGGAATACTTATGACTGATTAACTACTAGATACAACaacagttaaaaaaaataaatgaatagtatttaagttttatataactataaaatatcaaaaattataatattataactaatataaaaattatattcagaaaattatagtttcaaattttaaaattatagaaatatttttattttaaaattttataatattaattaaaatataatagatatattttagtattttcataaaagttttattgaaaatttttatttttgtatttatattgtttttaagaaaaaggaaacaaatattCTCCAGCAACcatccgcaaccgcaaacgttAGCTGGAAccagtttttaaattttagaggtttagaactGTTTGAAACAGTTTAGACCAGTTTGAGTGATAGTTGCAAAATGTCAACAGGCGCTATTAACCGCAAAATCTGCGTTTGCGGATGGTACCGGAAAAACTAGTCATGCCCTTAGTCCCGTAATATGATTGGACGAGCTTAActtgaaaataattatacataatctCCGTATTTGGCACAGTATGTTATGctactaatatatttttcaactacTCGCATTTGATATCGATGTGTGTGGTCAAGCAAGCACACTTGCCAAAATAGCATTGGGTCAATCTTAGACAGGAGGTTTAATTTCGGATTTGTCTATTCATTACATCGACCCATGTGTTGGTCCCCCAACTTTAAGCTTGAAAGTTGAAAATTAAATCAGAATCGTTTATTGTTTGGTAGATTCATTGATTGTATTGTATAATCAAAGATTCCATCCTCCATGAAAAAGAAATGAATTTGTTAacgaaaacaaaaaatatttcatccTCTATACCGAATGACTTGTTATAATCAGGCAAAAACATTTGACCATAAACAAAGTTCAAATTATCAGCGATTTTAGATAACAGTAGCTCAAGATTatcaaacaaaaactaaatatcTCCCGTTCCATTCTTTGGATTCTTTTTAAAACaccaaagaaacaaacttgaagaaGAACCTCCAGAAACACTGGTTAGAACTTAGAACCAGAAGTGAAAAAGTGGTTAGAAAACCAGAATCTGATGAATCAATCTCTGCGACTCTGCAAAGAATCCTCCAAATCAAGATCAACACCAACACATTTCCGAATCGATGCGTTTGCGTGGCACGAGTGAtacgaagatgaagaagaagagcaagacgcCAGCTCCCACTTCTTCTCAAGTTCTTTAAACTTCTCAACATCAAACTTACGACTCTTGAGCAACTTTCTCTGCCTAGAAAGAAACAACCTCTTCATGAAATCTTGATAAGTTGGGTCTCTCGAAGTCATCAAGAAATAAGCATAACCCACAATTATCCCAGTCGCTGTAGTGAAAAACGTAATGGGTTCCATCACATCCCAAGAAAACTCCCAGAAAGTTAGTCTAAAAAACAGACCAATCTGAACAACAGAGTAACCAAGACCACACCACAGAATCTTCCTCACTTGCTTATGTGCTAAAACATCGATCTCTTCCTTCATACTCCTCAGCTTATCGAACTCCACTTTAACTGGATTATCCTCTGGATTTAAACCCAAAGGCACTGCCTTTCTAATCAATTCCACCACCTACAACAAGACAAGGATCAATTTCAGACAAACATTATGGTTTTACAGAACATGGGTTTCAGATTATCAGACCTTATCTGGATGAAGATATACTTTATCTCTGAAAATCAAAATCACACCAGCATCATCTAGTACACGAGCGAAAGCGTGAGCTTCATCGAGAGATCTAGCGATACCTAAACCTTGAGATGCTTCAATGAGTTTACTGTAGGAGACAGTTTCTTCATTCCCCATACATccgagcttcttcttcatctcatcaACATTCACTAATCTCATTAGCTTCTTCGCTTCCGTTACAGTTAaatcctcctccttctccttctccttctccttctccttctccttatCCTTGGCTGTTGGTTCGATGACGGTGAGAAACCTGCAACCACCACCGAGCCATGGCTTGACCGGATAACCTTTACTCACGGCCGAAAACGCAGTACGCCTCAAAACACCCACCGCCGACCACATCTATGAGG
It encodes:
- the LOC108849242 gene encoding calcium uniporter protein 5, mitochondrial, with translation MWSAVGVLRRTAFSAVSKGYPVKPWLGGGCRFLTVIEPTAKDKEKEKEKEKEKEEDLTVTEAKKLMRLVNVDEMKKKLGCMGNEETVSYSKLIEASQGLGIARSLDEAHAFARVLDDAGVILIFRDKVYLHPDKVVELIRKAVPLGLNPEDNPVKVEFDKLRSMKEEIDVLAHKQVRKILWCGLGYSVVQIGLFFRLTFWEFSWDVMEPITFFTTATGIIVGYAYFLMTSRDPTYQDFMKRLFLSRQRKLLKSRKFDVEKFKELEKKWELASCSSSSSSYHSCHANASIRKCVGVDLDLEDSLQSRRD